CCGCCATATCCAGCGTATAAAGCTGTTTTCCGTGGATAACGTCCGGAACATCGCCCGCAACGATCCGCTGCGCAAGCCCCTCGACGATTGCCGTCTTGCCGACCCCCGGTTCTCCAATCAGACAGGGGTTATTTTTTGTGCGCCTGCCGAGGATCTGGATAATCCGGCGGATTTCCTTTTCTCTTCCAACGACAGGGTCCAGCTTTCCGTCCGCCGCCTGCTGCGTCAGATTTCTGCTGTAGCGCTCCAGCATATCGCCGGACGCCTCCGGACCTCTGTCCTGCATCTGCTGGACATACTCCCGGTAGCGCGATTCCTCCAGCCCCAGGCATTCCAGAACATCCATAAAGACCCTCTGCACCTGGATGCCCATCGTATGAAGAAGACGCATCGCCACGCAGTCCGTATCCTTCAGGATGGCAAGCAGAAGATGCTCCGTGCCCGTCTCCTTCTGACGGAAAAAGCGCGCCTCCGCCTCCGCCTGCTCCAGAATCGCCTCCGCGCGCGGGGAATAGCGCACATTCTCCGGTTCCATGAGCGTGCCCTCCGGCACGATCAGATCGCGGACCAGCTCCATCACCTTTTCCTCACTCACCTGATGCTGCTGAAGAATTGCAGATGCCATGCCGCCGCCCTCCTCCAGCAGACCCAGGAGCAGATGCTCGGAGCCGATATAGCTCTGTCCGCATTTCTTCGCCGCCTGCTGCGCCAGCTTCAGCGCATGCGCCGCCTGTTGTGTATACTGCATATCTCTTTACATCCTTCCGTTTTTCATATCGTCTAAAATCTCGTCAATCATCGTATGGACTTCTTCCCCGGTAATATTCTTGCAGCAGCCCTTTGCCAGAAGGACCCGCAATGAGCTGCGCATTTCCTCCATAGCCTGCCTTTTATCGGAATCCAGGGCGACCACCGCTCCTCTTCTGCGGTCAAGCTGGAGAAAACCCTCCTGGCGCAATACGGAATATGCCTTATTTACCGTGTGCATATTGATGCCGATATCGTCCGCCATCTGCCTCACCGAGGGAAGCGCATCCCCTTCGTGAATGGCGGACGTTGCAATGCCAAGAATAATCTGGTTTCTGAGCTGTATATAGATTGCCTCGTCGCTCTGAAAATCAATTTCAATTATCATCTGTACCACTTCCATTTCCCGGTTTGTTATACACATTATAGCACAGTTGACAAAAGATGCAAGCAGATTTTTATGGAAAAAGGACCGCCGTATCGCGCGGCAGTCCCTCTTTTTTCCTTTATCCCCGTCTCTTTACAAATCAATCATTTCTACATTCACGTCCGGCTCGTCCGACTGTCCCTGCACCATGACAGGTTCCTCCGTGCCCTGCGCATCCTCTGCGCGGCGCGGCGCTGCGCTCTGCGGTGCCGCCGGCGTCTCCGGCTTTGCAGCCTCTTCCTGCTTCTGCACCGGTGCGTTTACCTGTCCCGGTCCCGGCTGTGCATGCAGTACCTGGGAAGCATTTCCGAAGGTTTCCCTCACACTCGCCGAAGCGTCCGCCACCGGCTGTGCAGTATAGGTTCTCTCCGGAGCCTTTCTCGCAGAATCCATGCCGTTCGGCATATTCTGCTGCGGGTTATAATAATAGGTCTGCTGCATATTCTGTTCCTTGCGTGTAAACTCCCTGCTATCCTCCGCCTGTCCTCTTGCTTCTTTAAGGTCTTCCTTCAGGTCCTTGTTGCGAAGGCTCTGATTGATCAGGAAGAACAGAAGCAGTACGGCAAAGCCCACCAGACCATACATGATTTTCATCAGAAGGTCGATGCGGTTTGTCAGGTCCTCGTTTTCGTTTGTTAGCGTGGTCACCTGGTTTTTCGCCTGCTCGTATTCAATCTGCCGCTGCGCCGCCTCGCTGGCTGCCTGCTCCGACTGTCTCTGGGCTTCCTCCGACGCCTGCTGCGCTTCCTGGCTTTCCGTCGCCTGCGTCTCCGTCTGCGCCTCGCCCTCTTCCGTGGTCACATACAGCGTATAGGATACCCGTGCGCCGTTCGCCGCCTCTACCGTGATATAGACCGTGGTGGTACCGTCCTCGCCGATCTGCGTGCCGCTGATGTCCGTAATCCTTGCGGTTGCATCCGACGTAACCGGGTCGAGCAGCAGCTCGGTCGTGCCCGCCGGGACAGTAACATTGTACTCCCATGTGGAATATACAAATTCCGGTGAACAGGAGGAGGCGTTTTCCAGC
This is a stretch of genomic DNA from Marvinbryantia formatexigens DSM 14469. It encodes these proteins:
- a CDS encoding GntR family transcriptional regulator, whose amino-acid sequence is MIIEIDFQSDEAIYIQLRNQIILGIATSAIHEGDALPSVRQMADDIGINMHTVNKAYSVLRQEGFLQLDRRRGAVVALDSDKRQAMEEMRSSLRVLLAKGCCKNITGEEVHTMIDEILDDMKNGRM
- a CDS encoding cadherin-like beta sandwich domain-containing protein gives rise to the protein MKTRKRTFHCAVSIIVAALWLMCMTASASSGDNSLYSLGLENASSCSPEFVYSTWEYNVTVPAGTTELLLDPVTSDATARITDISGTQIGEDGTTTVYITVEAANGARVSYTLYVTTEEGEAQTETQATESQEAQQASEEAQRQSEQAASEAAQRQIEYEQAKNQVTTLTNENEDLTNRIDLLMKIMYGLVGFAVLLLFFLINQSLRNKDLKEDLKEARGQAEDSREFTRKEQNMQQTYYYNPQQNMPNGMDSARKAPERTYTAQPVADASASVRETFGNASQVLHAQPGPGQVNAPVQKQEEAAKPETPAAPQSAAPRRAEDAQGTEEPVMVQGQSDEPDVNVEMIDL